CGAAAGGAATCTGCGTTCACCTTGCTTGGCGATGACAATTGGGAAGGTGAACCCCCCTGTGCTTGCCGACTCCAGATAGGCTGCCTGTTGAGCTTGGTCAAAGGTCGGGTGCTTGATGATCGTGACCTTGTCGAAGATTTCCTCGTCTGCCTTCATCGTATCCTCCTAGTTGTCTTGGCACTTCACGCAACGTCGTACACCAGGGACCGCAAGAACCCTGTCCGCTGGAATTTGGCTGCCGCACGCCTCACAGTAGGTGACGCCATGGGCCACAGTGGGCATTGAAAACAATGTTCTCTCGAAGCGAAGCTGGCAGAGGACAGTGTCTGGGGGGCCGGATTCCTCGTCCCACTCCTTGGTCGTGGTGACACCAGAGACTGGGCCGAAATCGTTAAGAACTAGGTAGCCGATCAGCCTCTCGGGCTTCAGGATGCTGGCCCAGGTGGTGTTCAACGAGCAGGGCAGGGGGGGCTTCGTCATGAGGGCCGAGGTCATCTCGGTATAGCCCTGCCTGAACCTCGCCTTGGCCATCATACGAGGCACTACTCCATGGAAGCTCACATACAGGTTGGCAACCTCAACCCTACCAATTTCAACGACGATCCCACCGCACACTGCTGCCGCTTGGGTGGCGCTCGCCTCCGCTTCTTTGGCAGAGGAGAAGCACAACAGGTTGACGTTTGTTTCGAACGCTCCGCTCATATCCACCTCCTGCGTGTACGTTTATATATGCGCGTTCGAAATGTCAATAGTGAGCGTAAGGAATGTTAGATGCGCGCGTACAACGTGCTGGCATGTATCGATTAAAATTTTGAGGGGCGGGGGGCTGGAGGCCCTCGGTTGGCGGGTGCTGGTGGTCTGGGAGTGCGAGATCAAGGACCATGTGGCCCTGGTGGACAAGCTCCGGGCCTTCCTGGGCACCACTCCGGCCTAAATCCAACCCAAAAATGTGAGCATCCTTCCCGCTCTCCATCCTTGCACTGGTTCCCCCGTGGGGTGTCCCCGCGCATGTGTGGCCCTGGTGCCCGGTCTCCGCGTTCGGGACGCGGTGCTCTGGTGCCCCACCGAGGCAGCCCCATACTCGTTTAGCAGGTGAGCGCCGGGCACTCCTCTAGGCCAGCCAGGCCGTGTTCTCCCGTTCTTGATATCGCACAAACGATCGTCTAGAAATGCTGTCACCACGTAGGAGGTGTTCAGCATGTGCAAGGTCTACGCGTACTTGAGGGTGTCCACGGACAGGCAGGACTTGGAGAACCAGCGGA
This genomic stretch from Humidesulfovibrio mexicanus harbors:
- a CDS encoding TraR/DksA C4-type zinc finger protein, with product MSGAFETNVNLLCFSSAKEAEASATQAAAVCGGIVVEIGRVEVANLYVSFHGVVPRMMAKARFRQGYTEMTSALMTKPPLPCSLNTTWASILKPERLIGYLVLNDFGPVSGVTTTKEWDEESGPPDTVLCQLRFERTLFSMPTVAHGVTYCEACGSQIPADRVLAVPGVRRCVKCQDN